In the genome of Plasmodium yoelii strain 17X genome assembly, chromosome: 14, one region contains:
- a CDS encoding ubiquitin, producing MIEIILNDRLGKKIRVKCNPDDTIGDLKKLVAAQTGTRADKIRIQKWYTIYKDHITLQDYEIKDGMSLELYYN from the exons ATGATCGAAATAATACTTAATGATCGAttaggaaaaaaaattagagtAAAATGTAACCCTGATGATACAATCGGAGATTTGAAAAAACTTGTAGCTGCTCAAACAG GAACACGAGCAGATAAAATAAGAATTCAAAAATGGTACACTATTTATAAGGACCACATAACATTACAAGATTATGAAATTAAGGACGGAATGAGTTTGGagttatattataattaa
- a CDS encoding periodic tryptophan protein 1, putative, whose product MENEEGIENIAIDIKETEDKKKTDKKTDKKKDKKKDKKKDKKNAKPSDMVSCIAFLSKDQKCYSKKKQVYSDDESSEESDVDDISYKRKNKKKKNKDMIDSIFQNEKKSKKIISEDLIISNSKKYVYEDELNIEKTDSIILNGKIYNDVGTLELHLFNYDENIFNIYDDTIIDNYPLCMDVVKSSYYKNTNLVAIGTLNKDIGLWDINLMDSLEPVCYLGNHDNTYDDIYLNNKKNKKDKKNKKNKKKRKINVQEELPNVETKNEKEEAVVYENVTIGNNPSNVEKKKKNKNNLKNELEGHTDSVTCINISKMIPNLLSSGSKDHTIKLWDLSNLKILHTFDFHKKKINNLNFHEKDTNLLLSTSSDKTLKIYDIRKNQVGLNIELDSTPESTIWSKTNDYTIYLTDVNGYINKIDIRNAITTPNIFNNNNNIVKFKAFNTSCISLLNLSCNTNLSLAGSEDGIIKVFDFSKFGENEHPSLIYTRNIKKNLFFMKDNTDWPHVVFLGCDNLYDWDLKECEEISKHFKL is encoded by the exons ATGGAAAACGAAGAAGGCATAGAAAATATAGCGATTGACATAAAAGAAACagaagacaaaaaaaaaacggatAAAAAAACggataaaaaaaaggataaaaaaaaagataaaaaaaaagataaaaaaaatgctaagCCAAGTGATATGGTAAGTTGTATTGCCTTTTTATCAAAGGATCAAAAATGttattccaaaaaaaaacaagtatacag TGACGACGAAAGCAGCGAGGAGTCTGATGTAGATGACATTtcatataaaagaaaaaacaaaaaaaaaaaaaataaagatatgaTCGATTCAATATTTcagaatgaaaaaaaaagtaaaaaaataatatcagaagatttaattatatctaatagtaaaaaatatgtatatgaaGATGAATTGAATATAGAAAAAACAGATTCTATTATACTcaatggaaaaatatataatgatgtTGGAACATTAGAATTACATCTTTTTaattatgatgaaaatatatttaatatatatgatgataCAATAATAGATAACTATCCATTATGTATGGATGTTGTAAAATCAtcttattataaaaatactaaTTTAGTTGCAATAGGtacattaaataaagatattgGTTTATGGGATATTAATTTAATGGATTCTTTGGAACCAGTATGTTATTTGGGAAATCATGACAATACTTATGatgatatttatttaaataataaaaaaaataaaaaggataaaaagaataaaaagaataaaaagaagcgaaaaataaatgtacaAGAAGAATTACCAAATGTTGagacaaaaaatgaaaaagaagagGCGGTGGTTTATGAAAATGTTACAATAGGTAATAACCCATCtaatgttgaaaaaaaaaaaaaaaataaaaataatttaaaaaatgaacttGAAGGACATACAGATAGTGTAAcatgtataaatatttcaaaaatgATCCCAAATTTGTTAAGTAGTGGTTCAAAAGATCATACTATAAAATTATGGGATTTAAGCAACCTTAAAATTTTGCATACATTTGattttcacaaaaaaaaaataaataatcttAATTTTCATGAAAAAgatacaaatttattattatcgaCATCCTCTGataaaacattaaaaatttatgataTTAGAAAAAATCAAGTAGGCTTAAATATCGAATTAGATAGCACTCCTGAATCTACAATATGGAGCAAAACAAACGATTacacaatatatttaactgaTGTTAatggatatataaataaaatagatataAGAAATGCTATAACAACaccaaatatttttaataataataataatattgttaAATTTAAAGCATTTAACACATCCTGtatatcattattaaatCTGAGCTGTAATACAAACTTATCTTTGGCTGGATCCGAAGATGGAATCATAAAAGTTTTTGACTTTTCCAAATTTGGCGAAAATGAACACCCTTCCCTTATTTATACTCGAAATATCAAGAAG aATCTGTTTTTTATGAAAGATAATACAGACTGGCCACATGTCGTATTTTTAGGATGTGACAATTTATATGATTGGGATTTGAAAGAATGCGAAGAAATAAGCAAACATTTTAAACTATGA
- a CDS encoding ubiquitin-activating enzyme UBA2: MHKTIRKIFDTKICERLESMHILLVGAGGIGSEFLKSIITIGCKNIDIIDIDTIDITNLNRQFLFKKKDVKKHKSIVARERALKHRKDLNINAYTFDVCTMKGSDISKYDYVINALDNIKARKYVNKLCITEKKVLIEAGSTGYNGQVYPIFSNETKCYNCEEKPKNKTYAICTIRQTPSLPEHCVAWGKLIFETFFCKNDNETLIDIKKHIEEESKKRNMDKEEIIRFIFNYLFHDTINELISLKKDYTIMPKPILFEENSKQEPHNIEKLNQEMPNNLKTTDNKIADKIAGKIAGKIAENNSIQLSSQNIWDKEKCIEMYVSTFNKLYKYLNIKKTTEEYLIFDKDDDDCINFITCLSNLRMINFSIKQKSKFDIQSIAGNIIPAISSTNAIVAAFQAAQLVHVIEHFELLKEKETEQNGDNKKEINLRDSKAKHIWIKNVVNGNKIFSRGNIVNAENLETPNPNCYVCQQPVINIYIKNFNDITLNSFVKEICMNELSFLYPFLDNQDRNIFDYDTFLENDDDYMKSLSNSLHEWGIKHDDILTLTDSQDTKNQIEIHLKEDKSLENLYLINNKLTKKRKTEVATIEERPTKSAKKMKFIPEDDIIIVEKMETNDDKKVEEIIIDNIENNEESVVVID, translated from the exons ATGCATAAAACTATAAGAAAAATTTTTGATACCAAAATATGTGAGAGACTAGAAAGCATGCATATATTACTGGTAGGAGCTGGAGGAATAGGAAgtgaatttttaaaaagcATAATTACTATAGgatgtaaaaatatagatataataGATATTGATACAATTGATATAACAAATTTGAAtagacaatttttatttaaaaaaaaagatgtaaaaaaacataaatcaATAGTGGCAAGAGAAAGAGCATTAAAACATAGAAAAGACTTAAATATTAATGCATATACATTTGATGTGTGTACTATGAAGGGTAGTgatatttcaaaatatgaTTATGTAATAAATGCGTTAGATAATATTAAAGCTCgaaaatatgttaataaattatgtataacggaaaaaaaagttttaatAGAAGCAGGGAGTACAGGATATAATGGACAAGTTTACCCAATATTTTCAAATGAAacaaaatgttataattgtgaagaaaaaccaaaaaataaaacctaTGCAATATGTACTATAAGGCAAACACCATCTTTACCTGAACATTGTGTTGCATGGGGAAAACTTATTTTTgaaacatttttttgtaaaaatgaCAATGAAACATTaattgatataaaaaaacatattgaAGAAGAATCAAAGAAAAGAAATATGGATAAAGAAGAGATTATccgatttatttttaattatttatttcatgaTACAATAAATGAGTTaatttctttaaaaaaagattATACAATTATGCCCAAACCAATATTGTTTGAAGAAAATTCCAAGCAGGAGCCCCATAATATTGAAAAGTTAAACCAGGAAATGCCAAACAATTTGAAAACAactgataataaaatagctGATAAAATAGCTGGTAAAATAGCTGGTAAAATAGCtgaaaataattctatacAATTATCTTCTCAAAATATATGGGATAAAGAAAAGTGTATAGAAATGTATGTAAGtacttttaataaattatataaatatttaaatattaaaaaaacaacagaagaatatttaatatttgataaagatgatgatgattgtattaattttataacttGTTTATCTAATTTAAGAATGATTAACTTTtcaattaaacaaaaaagtaAATTTGATATACAATCAATAGCAGGAAATATAATTCCTGCTATTTCATCAACAAATGCAATTGTTGCTGCTTTTCAAGCTGCTCAACTTGTTCATGTTATTGAACATTTTGAACttttaaaagaaaaggaAACCGAACAAAATGGAGATaacaaaaaagaaataaatttaagGGACAGTAAAGCTAAACATATATGGATTAAAAATGTTGttaatggaaataaaatattttcacgAGGAAATATCGTTAATGCAGAAAATTTAGAAACACCTAATCCAAATTGTTATGTATGTCAACAACCAgtgataaatatttatatcaaaaattttaatgatataacattaaatagTTTTGTAAAAGAAATATGTATGAACGAATTATCGTTcctatatccatttttagaTAATCAAgatagaaatatatttgacTATGATACATTTTTagaaaatgatgatgatTATATGAAAAGCTTATCAAATTCATTACACGAATGGGGTATTAAACATGATGATATTTTAACATTAACAGATTCTCAAGATACTAAAAATCAAATAGAAATTCATTTAAAAGAGGATAAATCACtggaaaatttatatttaataaataacaaattaaccaaaaaaagaaaaacagaGGTGGCAACAATCGAAGAAAGGCCCACGAAAAg tgcaaaaaaaatgaaattcaTTCCAGAGgatgatattattattgtggaaaaaatggaaacaAATGACGATAAAAAAGTTgaagaaataataattgacaacattgaaaataatgaagaatCTGTCGTAGTAATTGATTAA
- a CDS encoding hydrolase, putative → MITGNGIIFLGTGSSSSTPKLSHIFKNYKILPEKNRNDFGNSELKKEDFEKVEKFVDDLVCKDLENIDQLNNLYLKKKYPNCSDLKCYSCYDALAENSKNKRNNISVLLKSNNSYVLIDVGKTFRESILFNNDKINFSEINLEAVLITHSHTDAMNGIDDLRDLQEYERVSYEDIYYYRCKKPIDVYLNGVSYDRLRNGFEYIAKERTENRFYSKVAALNFYILKDIKYNSLVNENSENSENKENSENKNVSENNKCINIHSYDKKDEHGFTYTTFENDKKIRFIPFQHGKNYVCVGYIVGNNHKLVYISDCNYVSNSVIEYIKKFSPIDILVIDALYYKSKHYSHFSMYESIQFALLIKPKQVYFVGMSCDVEHNITNLYLQKLLKKYPDISFSLAHDGLFVSCDF, encoded by the exons ATGATAACTGGAAACGGTATCATTTTTTTAG GTACTGGCTCATCCTCATCAACCCCTAAACTATcacacatttttaaaaattacaaaatattGCCAGAAAAGAATAGAAATGATTTTGGAAATtcagaattaaaaaaagaagattTTGAAAAAGTAGAAAAATTTGTTGATGATTTAGTCTGTAAagatttagaaaatatagatcaattaaataatttatatttaaaaaaaaaatatcctaATTGCTCAGATTTAAAATGTTATTCATGTTATGATGCCTTAGcagaaaattcaaaaaataaacgaAATAATATTTCAGTTTTACTCAAGTCGAATAATTCTTATGTTTTAATTGATGTTGGAAAAACATTTCGAGAAagcattttatttaataatgacAAAATCAATTTCAgc GAAATAAACCTTGAAGCAGTGTTAATAACACATAGTCACACTGATGCTATGAACGGAATTGATGATTTAAGAGATTTACAAGAATACGAAAGAGTATCATATGaagatatttattattacagATGTAAAAAACCTATAGATGTATATTTAAATGGTGTATCATATGATAGACTAAGAAATGGGTTCGAATATATTGCAAAAGAACGAACTGAAAATCGATTCTATTCAAAAGTTGCAGCtctcaatttttatattttaaaggatataaaatataatagcttagtaaatgaaaatagtgaaaatagtgaaaataaagaaaatagtgaaaataaaaatgtaagtgaaaataataaatgcaTAAATATACACTCATACGATAAAAAAGATGAGCATGGTTTTACATATACTACATtcgaaaatgataaaaaaatacgaTTTATTCCATTTCAACAtggaaaaaattatgtttgTGTTGGTTATATAGTTGGAAATAATCATAAATTAGTATATATATCTGATTGTAATTATGTTTCTAATTCTGTCAtagaatatattaaaaaattttctcCAATAGATATATTAGTTATTGATGCATTATATTATAAGTCAAAACATTATTCTCATTTTTCTATGTATGAAAGTATACAATTTGCTTTATTAATAAAACCTAAACAAGTTTATTTTGTTGGAATGTCTTGTGATGTGGAACATAATATAACTAATCTATATCTtcaaaaattgttaaaaaaatatccagATATTTCTTTCTCTTTGGCACATGATGGATTATTTGTCTCATGTGATTTTTAA